In the Candidatus Paceibacterota bacterium genome, ACAATTACGAAAGAAAGCAGTGGACCAGAAAAAAGATGACGCCTGTCGAATACAGAAATCATCTTTTAGCCCGGGTCGAGGGTTAGAGGGTTCCAATGTGTCTACTTTTTAGGGTACAGATCATGATTGATTTTGATTTTTCAATGTAATATACTACCAATGTCGATTAACCTCGACTGGTGGATGTAAAGGAGTTCTTACTCCTTGGTCTATAAAAAGATCAATCACTGGTAACATAAAGCCCCTTCGGGGGTTTTTATGTTTATAAAAAACCTCTATAGTTAACTATTTCTTCAACCCATTATGCTCAACCTGCGCTTCTTTTGAAGCTTTCCTGTATGAGCAATAGTCACAAGTCTTTGAAGGTGCTGGGACTTTTTCTAACATCAAACACTTCTTGAGCTCAGTGAGAGCCTTCGGGATCCACGAATCATCTCCGGTATAAGGTATAACATCTATATCAAACTCAAGTTTGGCATCAAAAGCTTCTCTGTCAGTCTTACCATTGCAATAAACGAAATACCCCGTTTGTGATACATCAAAACCACTTTGGCGAAATAGCCACTGATATATCTCCATCTGTCTCTTGTAACCGATCTGCCATTCTTTATCCAAAGAAACTTTTTCTTCTTTACTGGTGGATTTGTAATCAACAATAGAAAGCTCCTTGGTCTTTGTATTAACCCAGACATCATCTATAGCTCCAGTAACAAGCAAATTTTCTGGTTCATAAACAAATCTAATACCTTTGAAATTACTTCTCCAAATATCTAGATCTTCATGACTAAAAGGAACCATATCACGTAAACCATAGGCGCTCATGAGTGGATGTGGGCGTCCTTTGGCACGATGAATATCAAACTCTTTTTTGAGGAGCGCATCAACGGCAGAGTTGAGTGAAAAAGGAAAACCCGGTGGTCGCCCTACTCCCAATCTGCAATCAAGATAAAAACACATTGGGCAATTCAAAAACAAATCAATCTTTGATCTACTAACCTTGAAGGGTTCATTGCTCTTTGGGTCAAATAAGTTCCTATTTCTGCGTGAATTGTAATAATCAGACATAGGTCAATAATATCATAAAAAGGAAGAACAACGTCTTCCTTTTTACAAACTGCTCAATTGATCAACCCTATTTTGTACTGACCGTAACCTTTGTCATGACAACATCTTGTACTGGCTTATCACCACTAGCAGTTGGAGTGTTAGCGATAGCATCTACAACCTCAAGTCCTGAAATAACTTTTCCGAAGATGGTGTACTTGTTTGGTAGTGGAACATCTTTGTGCATGATGAAGAATTGACTACCGTTTGTATTTGGACCAGAGTTTGCCATAGCGACCGTACCACGGACATAACCAGCTTTGTAAGAAGGAGTTGCTGGATTGAGCTCATCAGCAAACTTGTAACCAGGACCACCTGTACCTGTACCCATTGGATCACCTCCTTGTATCATGAAATCTTTGATGACACGATGAAAGATGAGGTTATTGTAAAAACCTTTTTCAGCCAAAGTAATAAAATTTTTGACTGTGTTTGGTGCATCAGCATCATAAGTTTCAATGACGATCTTACCTTTGTTTGTCTCAATGGTTATATTATGCATAGAATTTTTTATATTATTATTTGTAGAAGGAGTTACAGTTGTCTCAGCTGGAGCTTTTGTCGTATCAACAACAGGAACATTGTTAACTGGCACGGTTGAAGTTGAAATAGTCTCACCATACTGATTGAAATAAGCATCTGGCTTGGAATTCAAATACCACTGGATACCGGCTAAGACTAATATGATTGCAATGAGTGCAGAGAGTGAACGGGTTGTATTCATGATTTTTATAATTATGTTTAGAGATTATACAGTTCTTTTATTTTTTCCACCACAAGCTTCTTGGCATCTACCAAAGGCATTTCAATACTTGCTCCAGCGGCAGCTTTGTGTCCCCCACCACCTAGACTTACCGCGAGCTTGGAAACATCACATATTCCAGAGTTACCAGAACGAAAACTCATTTTAATTTTATTTGGTCTAGCTTCTATGATAACAGCAATCACTTCCAAGCCAGCGATTGTCCTTATTACTGGAGATACCATCCCAGCAGAAATACTAACGTCAGGAATTTTCTTTTCTTGAATAACGGAATATGGAATAACAGAAAATGCTACTTTATTATTACTAGTCAATTCTACAGAACTAAGAGCGGCTGCTTGGAATGCAATATCGCCGAGAGTATTACTATTTTCCATTTTAGCAATAGTCCGACTAATATTTGGGCAGACTCCTACAAGTTCGGAGGCAACTTCAAAAGTGGCTGACGTTACTGATTCATATTTGAAACCACCAGTATCTGTATATATTCCCATGAATAGGTTCTCGGCAATCTCTGGAGTAATCTTGATATTCATTTCCTTAAATAAATCAAAGAGGAGTTGTGCAACTGCTGGATATGAAGGTTCTACAATATTGATAAATCCGTCACCAACATTTGTACGATGATGATCTATATTTATAACTTTCAAAGAATCCGGTATTTTGACTTCTTTCAATCTGGAAACTCCGGAAATAGCGGAATCAACGATGATGAATAAGTCGTATTCTGTAGGATCAATCTCCCAATATGCTTTCATCAAAATATCTTTTGCCCCTCTAAAATGCATGAAGGCCGGTGGTATCTCCGAGTCGCCCTTGATGACCGTTGCCTTCTTACCCAATTGTTCCAAAGCAAACTTTGTAGCCAAAGCTGAACCGACAGAATCTGGATCTGGTGAAGGATGGCAATGTAATAATATTGACTTAGCCTTTTTTATTTCTGCCAATATAAGTGGCGCTTTTTCTTTTATACTATTTGGGATGGTATGGGTCATGAGGGAAATATTATAGCATGGGTAAATATTAGCATAGGATGGATATTGACTTTTACATTAAATTTGATAACTTTATAAATGAAGAAAACTTTCGACCGCAGTTCTATATGACTGCAATTTGGTGGGGAGTTTTTTTCTTTTGTCTAGACTGGGAATACTGACATGAAATATTTCTGTTTTCGTTTATTTTCTTTTATTTGAACAAAAAATGAATCTCCATTTTGAGTCTGACCAGTAAAGCGATATAACATTTCTGATTTCCTCATAGGATTTCTATGGGTATCTGGTCTTATATTTGAATGCTCAATCAGATCAATTGCGCAAGAATAAAACTTGAGACGACGTACACGATCGTGCCAATTCTTTTCCCTTAAGTGGTCCCAGAAATAATCTAAAAATATCTTTTCTTTTTTGAAATATTTAGATCTAATATACGGTCGTCGTTTTGTCCTAGAAACAATATTTTTATAAATGATCAAAGCCCTCGGATAAACTTCCGAGTATTTTGTTCCTCTAATCACTTGTTCCTTTGTTTTGAAAATATCCACAGCCTATGGATTGTATCAAATGAGGTATAAAGAAATGATAAAGAAAGATTAAAGAAACAATGAAGAAAATTACATAGGCGTACAAAGGGTATTTACTTAAAAATGCCCTAGCATGCCCATTAATGAGATCATTTTATGAGAAAAAAATAACCCCCGAACTTTCAAAAAGCTCGGGGGGTGAATGGTTGAGGTCTAAGCCTTAACTTGCTAGGACGACGAACGCGAGCCCACGCTCACGACGCCACTCGTCGATGGTACTAAGGCAAGGCGTGCGCAACCAACGACCATCCTCAGCACGGTCCGCACTGAGGAGGTTCGGACCGCCATTGGAATCCTTGATCGGTTCGTGCATAGCAACGATCCAGACCAAGCCCATGTCTTTAATCTCCTCGTCCGTGAACATTTCACGGATCATGCAGGCGATTTCGGCATTCGGGGTGGCGAACTTTCGCTTGTCATCCATAGCACGAATATTCTTCGTGATCCGACCATTGTTTTTGAAAAGCGTACCCTTCAAAACAGCGATTTCATTCACAACACCCGTAGTTGGCTTGAAATCTTTCGAGTTAAGGATATCCTTTGCCCACTTTGAGAGCCGGAAACCTTTCTTCTTGAGGCGGTCAATCCACTGCGAACCAGTCGTGCCGTCGGTCGCTGGGAGGGTGAAATAAATCACGCCGTCCTGTTCACGCCAACGTTTGGCTGGTTCGGAGACCGTGACTCCACCACGGGCGAGCAAAGAAACCAGATGGAAGTTTTCTCCTGTTGAAAGCCATTCAACATCGGCATAAGTGCCATTGTTACGACGGATTGCGAATTGCAACTTTTGTGCAATCCCCGGTTCTAACACTACATTGAGCTCACTATTCATAGTATGCTCTTTCTTTATTGTGAGCGAGCCTTATTAAGGCATGCTCGGGTTTATTACTATTCAAAGAACTACTACAATAAAATACATCTAATATAGCCAAATGTCAATAGCTTGTTTATTCCCTAAAATGTACTATAGTTTACACATACCATTGACCCGGCTGACACCGGTGAGGTGAAGAAAGAAATATAGGGCAAAACCTTATAAAGTAGAATCTTCCGTAACTGCTTCGAAAGCAGAGAAATGAGTCAAAAACAGGGTGGCACCGCGATACACAAAGTCGCCCCTGCGAATTTATTAGCAATTAATAAATTTGGAGGGGCGTTTTTGTTTACAAAATCGTTTCTTCGAAAAAATATTATGCAAAGAACATACATAAAAGATCTAAAAGATTACATTGGTAAGGAGGTAATTATTTCAGGATATGTCGATGTCCGTCGCAATCAAGGGAAAATGGTTTTCTTCGAATTCCGAGATCGAACCAGTAAAGTACAAGGTGTGGTACTACCAAACAATGTAGAAGCACTTGAATCTTCTAAGGAAATACGCCCTGAATGGGTTGTAAAAATTATCGGCGTCGTAAACAAACGTCCAGAGAAGAACATTCAAGCTGGAAAAATGAATGGGGATATTGAACTTGAGATTAAGCGTATCGACGTTATTGGAACAGCCAAAGAACTTCCTTTTGAAAAGGATTCTGAGATCAATATCGATACATATCTAGATTATCTTCCACTCACTCTTAGGAATCAAAAACATACAGCGGTATTCAAAATACAGGCAATCATTGCAAAAGCTTTTAGGGATTTCTTTACAGGAGAAGGCTTCACCGAATTCCAAGCGCCTAAACTGATAGGTGACGATGCAGAGGGTGGTGCTAACTCTTTTGATGTTACATATTTCAAACACATAGCACACCTAGCTCAGAGTCCTCAACTTTACAAACAAATTATGGTTGGTGTTTTTGAACGAGTCTTTACTATCGGAAATGTCTATCGCGCAGAGAAACATTCAAC is a window encoding:
- a CDS encoding PD-(D/E)XK nuclease family protein, whose amino-acid sequence is MSDYYNSRRNRNLFDPKSNEPFKVSRSKIDLFLNCPMCFYLDCRLGVGRPPGFPFSLNSAVDALLKKEFDIHRAKGRPHPLMSAYGLRDMVPFSHEDLDIWRSNFKGIRFVYEPENLLVTGAIDDVWVNTKTKELSIVDYKSTSKEEKVSLDKEWQIGYKRQMEIYQWLFRQSGFDVSQTGYFVYCNGKTDREAFDAKLEFDIDVIPYTGDDSWIPKALTELKKCLMLEKVPAPSKTCDYCSYRKASKEAQVEHNGLKK
- a CDS encoding peptidylprolyl isomerase; the protein is MNTTRSLSALIAIILVLAGIQWYLNSKPDAYFNQYGETISTSTVPVNNVPVVDTTKAPAETTVTPSTNNNIKNSMHNITIETNKGKIVIETYDADAPNTVKNFITLAEKGFYNNLIFHRVIKDFMIQGGDPMGTGTGGPGYKFADELNPATPSYKAGYVRGTVAMANSGPNTNGSQFFIMHKDVPLPNKYTIFGKVISGLEVVDAIANTPTASGDKPVQDVVMTKVTVSTK
- a CDS encoding DHH family phosphoesterase gives rise to the protein MTHTIPNSIKEKAPLILAEIKKAKSILLHCHPSPDPDSVGSALATKFALEQLGKKATVIKGDSEIPPAFMHFRGAKDILMKAYWEIDPTEYDLFIIVDSAISGVSRLKEVKIPDSLKVINIDHHRTNVGDGFINIVEPSYPAVAQLLFDLFKEMNIKITPEIAENLFMGIYTDTGGFKYESVTSATFEVASELVGVCPNISRTIAKMENSNTLGDIAFQAAALSSVELTSNNKVAFSVIPYSVIQEKKIPDVSISAGMVSPVIRTIAGLEVIAVIIEARPNKIKMSFRSGNSGICDVSKLAVSLGGGGHKAAAGASIEMPLVDAKKLVVEKIKELYNL